The Algihabitans albus genomic sequence AGGTCAGTTGAGCGATCCTTGGCCAGTCGCGATAGGCTTCGCTGGTCGAGGCGCCGCGTATTGGCGCCGGATCGGGTACCGTCGGGAGGCAGAGCAGCGTATCTTCGGACAGGAGTTCGAGCACCGCGCCGCGCATCGCCGGCCAGCTATGGACGGCGGCTTCGTGCACCTGCGGATCCAATGCGGCACCGGCCGCGAAGTTGGCCGCGACGGTGTAGGCGAAACGCGGGTTCGTTTCCTGGATCCAGCGCTGAAAGTTGGCCCAGGCCTCCCGCTGCTGCAACGCGATCTGACGGTCGCGCCAGACCGGCAAGCCTTCGTCGGCGAGTGTCCTGTCTTCGACGTGTGTCGCGGCCCCTGTGAGCTTGTCGAGATGCGGCTGGAGCGCCGTCCGGGTCGCTTCGCTCGCGACGGCCCAGGCATCCTCCGGCAGCACCAGGCGGAAGGGTCTGGCCTGGCCGCTACCGAAGACCGCCTCGGTCACTCTCCGGAGCGTCGTCGCATCGCGCGTCATCCAGCCTAGCGTGTCGAAGCTGGGTGCTTGGGGCAATACGCCCTCGAAGGGCAGCCGGCCATGACTGCAGCGCAGACCGTAGAGACCGCAGTAGGCCGCCGGTACGCGCACCGAACCGCCGGTATCGGTTCCCAGCCCGATGTCGGCCAGAGCGCCGGCGACGGCGGCCGCCGAGCCACTGGAAGAGCCGCCGGGAAGCCGATCCGGGGCGGCAGGATTGATCGGTGCTCCATAGTGCGCGTTCAATCCGAAGATCCCGCGAGACAGCTCGTCCGTGTGAGTCTTGCCGACCAGAGCCGCACCGGCTGTCAGCAGGTCGTCGACGAGAGACGCGTTGCGTTCGGCGGGCGGATGACTGGCCGCCCAGTCCGGATTGCCGGCACCGGTGACATCGCCGGCCGTGTCGTAGAGGTCCTTGGCCACGAAGGTCAGGCCCTTCAAGGGGCCATCCGACTGGCCTTCGATCAACCGCCGCGGACCGGCGAGGAAGGCGCCGAAATCTTCGGGTTCTCGGCTCATGCCTCAGCCTCGTCGGTTCCGGCTGAGAGGCCGGGGAAGAGGGGCGCGACGGTCTTGTCGTACTTCTGCAGGTAGTCGCGAAAGGAGGTTCCGCCGGTCCCGGTCTCGACGCCGACCATCTGAAGCTGTCGCGTAGCCAATTGCAGATGCGCACGATGAAACTGCAGTTGATGGCGATCGTAGGCGGCGAACTCCGCAAACAAGGCCGCCGTGGCTTCATCCTGGCGTAGTCGCGCCAGCGCAACGGTGACATCTTCGGCCCCTGCGCCATCGATGAGCTGACGGCAGTAATGGGCCAATCCGTGATGCCGGTAGCGCTCCAGCCAATCGGTCACTTGGGCGCCGTAACGCTTGTCGAACTCGCTCTCGGCCACGTGGACTGCGCCTTCCGCATTTGCGGTTCCGCCCTGCCAGTAACGGGGAACGCCACTCATGATTTCCAACCGGCGGAACTGGAAGGATTGGAAACCGCTCGTCGGGCCGATCGAGGTACGGAACTCCGCAAAGGCGCGCAGGCCGCCAAGAACCGGCATGGTGGCGTTGACCGTTCGCCACAGCTTGTTGACCCGCTTCAGAAAATAGACGGCCTCGGCACGGTCGGCGGCGGCGAGGCCGTCCAGCGCCCGCTCCAGGTCGAGGATCATCTGGTGAAAGGCGAGCTCGCAGATCTGGTGGATCGCGATGAAGAGATCCTCGTCCTGGGACTCCGTGACCGGTTGTTTGCAGGTCAGCAGAGCGTCCAGGCTGTGATAGCTCCAGTAGTGATTGCCCTCCGGGCACATATCCGGATCGCGCGGTGGAAGCGGTTTGGCGTTATAGGGCTTCATGGCGCTACCTTTGTCGTCCGGACCTGCTGTCGGTATGGGTAGGCTATGGGGCTGCCGCCAGGCGCACAACTGCAGGATTGTCGCCATGACCGATACCGCGATGACCGACACCTCCCCGCCGCCTTACGAGGTCTTCGAGCTTGCCGACTGGTCGCTGGACTGCGGCCGGGTGCTGCCCTGCGCCCGACTGGCCTATCGTAACCAAGGGCGGGTGGGCGAAGGTCTGCCGATCCTGACCTGCACGGCCTTCGCGCAAACGCCGGACGACCTCTCCTATCTGGTCGGTTCGGGGCGTCCCCTCGATCCGGCGCGCCACTGGCTGATCCAGACGGAACTGCTGGGCAACGGCCGCTCCTCGTCCCCCTCCAACACGCCACCGCCGTTCGACGGTCCGGACTTTCCGGCCGTCACCATCCGCGACAACGTGGCGCTGCAAGCCCGGCTGCTCGACCATCTGGGCGTGGCGCGTCTTGCCGCCGTGGTCGGGGCGAGCATGGGCGGACAGCAGGCCGTGCAGTGGGCAGTCAGTCATCCGGACCGGGTGGCTCGCGCGATCGTTCTGGTGGGGTCGGCCCGTGCCGGACTGCA encodes the following:
- a CDS encoding amidase; translated protein: MSREPEDFGAFLAGPRRLIEGQSDGPLKGLTFVAKDLYDTAGDVTGAGNPDWAASHPPAERNASLVDDLLTAGAALVGKTHTDELSRGIFGLNAHYGAPINPAAPDRLPGGSSSGSAAAVAGALADIGLGTDTGGSVRVPAAYCGLYGLRCSHGRLPFEGVLPQAPSFDTLGWMTRDATTLRRVTEAVFGSGQARPFRLVLPEDAWAVASEATRTALQPHLDKLTGAATHVEDRTLADEGLPVWRDRQIALQQREAWANFQRWIQETNPRFAYTVAANFAAGAALDPQVHEAAVHSWPAMRGAVLELLSEDTLLCLPTVPDPAPIRGASTSEAYRDWPRIAQLTCVSGLAGTPQVTIPAGAVAGGPVGLSLIAPPGRDSDLAAAVAMLFS
- a CDS encoding tryptophan 2,3-dioxygenase family protein, yielding MKPYNAKPLPPRDPDMCPEGNHYWSYHSLDALLTCKQPVTESQDEDLFIAIHQICELAFHQMILDLERALDGLAAADRAEAVYFLKRVNKLWRTVNATMPVLGGLRAFAEFRTSIGPTSGFQSFQFRRLEIMSGVPRYWQGGTANAEGAVHVAESEFDKRYGAQVTDWLERYRHHGLAHYCRQLIDGAGAEDVTVALARLRQDEATAALFAEFAAYDRHQLQFHRAHLQLATRQLQMVGVETGTGGTSFRDYLQKYDKTVAPLFPGLSAGTDEAEA